One stretch of Pandoraea oxalativorans DNA includes these proteins:
- a CDS encoding nitrate reductase associated protein — MHLYQRLPMFVFEIEACENLKYITMAIRFNLDRNGQHLSLADWQRLPQEARETLASCVPGDEDFGARLDEIARDHLGQAVARSVDAASTAWQDMNALPPGLLKQCEMADLLAPDVGDWGTLTPFRRYVLAKLSRRDTLNHCFVPAMLEFGLAQTQADL; from the coding sequence ATGCACCTTTACCAGCGTCTGCCGATGTTTGTTTTCGAAATTGAAGCTTGCGAAAACCTCAAATACATCACGATGGCGATTCGCTTCAATCTGGATCGTAACGGCCAGCATCTGTCGCTGGCGGACTGGCAGCGCCTGCCTCAGGAAGCGCGCGAGACGCTCGCGTCGTGCGTGCCGGGTGACGAAGATTTTGGGGCGCGTCTGGACGAGATCGCGCGCGATCATCTCGGGCAGGCCGTCGCGCGCAGTGTCGACGCCGCCTCCACGGCCTGGCAGGACATGAACGCCCTGCCGCCGGGCTTGCTCAAGCAGTGCGAGATGGCCGACCTGCTTGCGCCGGACGTCGGCGACTGGGGCACGCTCACGCCGTTTCGCCGCTATGTCCTCGCGAAGCTGTCGCGGCGTGACACGCTCAACCACTGCTTCGTGCCCGCCATGCTTGAGTTCGGACTCGCGCAAACGCAAGCCGACCTCTGA
- a CDS encoding DMT family transporter, with the protein MTTQLAYLAALGAALCWACSGMIAITPVRQAGSFPFNYARMLLVFAMLLFALAVLRGWPSLSLEQWLRLTASGLIGILVGDTILYTSLGRLGPRRNSIVFATNAPMTAVLGYFWLGEALGWQAVAGVALVTAGVALAIAFGGRREDAHHWESVRGDVRVGVAIGLTAALCHSIGTLIAKPVMAAGMDPVGASAVRVGVSALGLTILAARRGRGIFSDFTPGTLALTAASGFVGVAVGMTLLLYGMGHGNTGVIATLSATTPVMVLPLLWIRTRQRPAAGAWWGALIASAGVALIFNR; encoded by the coding sequence ATGACAACCCAACTCGCCTACCTCGCCGCGCTCGGTGCCGCCCTTTGCTGGGCTTGCAGCGGCATGATCGCCATCACGCCTGTCCGTCAGGCCGGTTCGTTCCCCTTCAACTACGCCCGCATGCTGCTGGTTTTCGCGATGCTGCTGTTCGCACTCGCGGTGCTGCGCGGCTGGCCATCGCTGTCGCTTGAGCAGTGGTTGCGGCTAACCGCGTCGGGGCTGATCGGCATTCTCGTGGGCGACACGATTCTCTACACGTCGCTCGGACGCCTGGGGCCGCGCCGCAACTCCATCGTCTTCGCCACCAATGCGCCGATGACGGCCGTACTCGGTTACTTCTGGCTGGGCGAAGCGCTGGGCTGGCAGGCGGTCGCGGGCGTTGCGCTGGTGACGGCGGGCGTGGCGCTCGCCATCGCCTTCGGCGGCCGTCGTGAGGATGCACACCACTGGGAGTCGGTACGCGGCGACGTGCGCGTCGGGGTCGCCATCGGGCTGACGGCGGCGCTGTGCCACTCGATCGGCACGCTCATCGCCAAGCCCGTGATGGCGGCTGGTATGGACCCGGTGGGCGCGTCGGCGGTGCGCGTGGGCGTGTCGGCGCTCGGGCTGACGATCCTTGCGGCACGACGCGGGCGAGGCATCTTCTCGGACTTTACGCCGGGCACGCTGGCGCTCACGGCGGCTTCCGGTTTTGTCGGCGTGGCCGTCGGCATGACGTTGCTGCTGTATGGCATGGGGCACGGCAACACGGGCGTCATCGCGACGCTCTCGGCGACCACGCCGGTGATGGTGTTGCCGTTGCTGTGGATTCGCACCCGGCAGCGTCCGGCGGCGGGCGCCTGGTGGGGCGCGCTGATCGCCAGCGCCGGGGTGGCGCTGATCTTTAACCGCTGA